The window CCAAATGCTCCTCCCTCTTCGTAAAACTAGAGTTCGCGATCACCAACTCTAAAGCTCTAGCGAAATCCAATAATGaagtacctcctccgttcctatCCCCAAAGCCGAAGCCGCCATGCAGCTCGCCATAGCCACTAGTAGAAAACCCTATATGCCCATTGAAATTCCCTCCTATGAATAACTTCTCCGCAAGCGGCACACCATGCACCAACCCGTCCAGCCCCTCCCAAAAGCAccttttaacctcctcatctaaaCTCGCTTGCGGCGCATAGGTGATAATAACATTCAGAGTGATCCCTCCAACTACTAACTTAATCTCCATTAATATATCATTCACCCACTTGACCTCTACCACTGACTCTCTGAGTTCCCTATCCACTAAAATACCTACTCCGTTCTTACCCTTATTGCTTCCTGAGAACCATAATTTATACCCGTCCGCATTACTCGCCCTCGatcctacccacctagtctcctgAACACAAGCTATACTGACCTTTCTCTTCTTGAGAATCTTCGCCAGCTCTATATACTTACCAGTCAACGTCCCTATGTTCCACCGTCTAATTCTCAACCTATAAGCTTCCTTGGTCCCCTTACCCCCTTGGGCCCCGTCCATTAGCCTATCTCCTTCCTCCCTCCTCCCCACCACCCGCCCACCCCGAGGATATGCCCATACTCCACCATTATAGATCCCAGCCACTATACCTACGGTATCCTAGGGAAAACGCTAACACAAACAACAACAGTCCAAACTTAAAGCAAAACAAGTAGTAACTACAGGCACGCTACTATAATGACTAAACTAGTAAGAACTACTACGACAACAGTATAACTACCACAAGAGGAAGAGAAATAGAGGgcgggaggtaccaactcccgaGAATAGAACCTGGAGTTTCGACTTGATGTACACCCGAGTCTGCGAAGACTGACATACTCCCTTTCAACTTCCCTATGTCCTTTGTTAAAGCTCACCTACCTGCTCAGCTACGTTTCCGTGTGCGTCTCCTGTCCGTCTACAAGTACCGTAAAATACAACCTGAAAACACATAAACACTATGGGGCTAACAGGAATAGGGGCTGGCAGGGCTGTCACCGTAGTATGACGCACGGAATATGGGGTGGTTTGACTTGGCGCCGCCGGACCGAACTGCTGTCTTTGGAAAGAAAGATGAAGACGAAAAAGGGAGGGGACTGAAActagaaaaaatagaagaaaaagggGGAGAAGAAGAGAAGTGTCGGGAGAGAAGAGagaatagagagagagagacgggGTTAAGActagaaaaatagaagaaaaagggGGGGCTGGCGGCGACATAGTCGTCGAAAATGCTACTGCTAGGGTTTTGAGGATGAGAATAAATGGGGGGGTGGGGGAGGGCAAAGAGTAGGATGGGGAGAGAAGAGAAAATAGAGATAGAGGAGAGAGGGGGGCTTACCTGGCCACTGGTGGTCGCCGGCGCAGGCGCTAGAGGTTTTCTCCGGCCAGAATTGACTATTACTTGTGGGAAATCtagggggagagagagagagagagagagagagagagagagagagagagagaaagagagagagcatagagagagagagagcttcTCTTTGTCCGCATAAAGTAGTACAAATGACAGAAAatacatgctatagatgtggaggaaaagggcactggtcatgTACCTGCCATACGCCAAATCacctggttgagctttatcaagccttATTAAAGAAAACAGAAAGAAggttgaagcaaattttatttcttcaaaaaatatttacttcatgcatttggatgtagcagATTTATTTGTACTCTCGGAAGGAGAAATAAATCATTTGATCGATGATGGATATGTAAACACTCAAATATTTTGATTTATGTTGTTTGTATTATCTAGTGTGGTCGTATTAATATAATCCTTGTACATAAAGACAAGTCATGTTTTCTTTAGTAATCTAGTTAATATGGTCATGTCTTGTAAATACAGTACTAATCATGTTTTTGGTAATGATATTTACTACTAtgtttattttgtttatatcGTTTCATTTTGAAGAATAAAGGGATATTCCTCAAATTTTGTTTGGGTCAAATATTAATCATGAAGATTTCTCTGTGATTGATAATGGATCGACTCATGCCATAATTAAAGATTAGAATTTTTTCTCATTTGCTTATGAGAAAGGCAAATGTTTCTATAATTTctagtaatataagtttgattgaaagctccggaagagccactatatttctgtctaaggaaACAAAATTTGTTTTAGATGATGCATTATTTTCTTGCTGAGGGTCTTTctgaaataacctctctatccctcggggtaggggtaaggtctacgtacacactacccttcagACCTTACTAGTGAAATttcactgggtcgttgttgttgttgttgttgtatggtGAATTATATTCTTCTAAGTCCTagagaaacttgttgagttttaaagatatccccCGAAATGAGTATCATATTGAGACAATCGATGAAATGAATGTTGAATagctttgtattacaaagaatgtcTCTGGCCAGAAGTATGTAGAAAGTTATCAACTTTTTCTTCTGGCTTATACTGTTCAAAGATTAGTgtagttgaagcacactctatcataAACCAGAAGTTTATTGATTCAAATAcgtttgtgctttggcatggccacTTGGGCCAAGAATCAATAATAATGAGACGAATCATTAAAAATTCAAATAGGCATTGATAAAGAACCTagagattcttacaaataataaattttcttgtgatgcttgttatcaaggcaaaatggtCACTAGACCAttaccaatgaaggttggcattgaatccaCTCCCTTTTACGAACGTATAAatagggatatatgtggacctagtCACCCACATAgtgagatattttatggtcctaatagatgcatcttctaggCAGTCTCATGTGGGCCTACTGTTATCTCGCAACTACATTGACGGGGATTTATTCAATGCTAGACTTGAAGATTGTCAATTTGATAAAATACATTTCCCACAACTagggagaaagaaaaataaatcaaTAGAGAAATTGTGTGAAGAGTTTCATCATTATCTTATTTTGATCCACGTGTCCCTATATGtgatcaggaggtccagaagatcatccatttacaaaaaATAGCAAAttaaatgccagacgcatttgctAATTTAAAAAGGATAACTAAATCACATATCCCTTAAAAAATGTGCCTATCCGGATTGATATTCCAACAAAACCATTTGTTAGTGCCATAGCTAATGAATCTCATGCATGCATGAAGCGTAATAGACGATTAGGTTCCAAGGATAAAAAACctaggaaaagaaaaaagacaaatgATCAAGATGATACAATAAAAGGATCTATTAATtccacgacccgaaatcccaaccaATCAGGGCCTTGATGGCGCATAATACtgcttgctaagcaagccaacatgTAGTAGAAAACCCGAAATAATTGCAATAAATAACTAATAACTGGGTAATAGCATAGTGTAAAAGTAACTCGAAGATATACATAATGAGTCTACAACCAACATCTAATACAAACCATCCCAATATGTGGAGTgacaagtacatgagcttctaGATTTTACTATATACAGTGCTTTAAAAGAAATACAACACTGTTTAGTACAATAGAAACaagaagattgttacaccctatattttcgtacataaaaatgcatcgtaagcaaactaatgtaggaccaaaaatgagataatatttaaaagtatataaattaatttaatcatgttacctctgaggttacaaatattgaagatcatgaacaacaagtacaaagagggttggacggttcagaagataaagcaattgaagaaaataatatttcgtcgaaagtcgacaagttgggaatgttataacatataactttggggtgagactagggtgcttaacatgataaggagattatgttattatttatattagtcgtatgacatccgtgtgtcatgttttgaagtcaagagagttgtggaacaaaagtcgatgaaagtcatcacaagttacattcataagttttactgaaactttgggtcaaatgtaactgcaattttctcctaatatacttagagttatggggtgttccacctatcaaattaaatatatatgagtctattttccaacgcattaaaccgtttgtcaatacgacattggagtagaaagatatgggcatttgtgcaatactgcgcaagctgctaggtgacaagtaggtgtgtcacctacttgcttaaatgagagcccaaaaaaatgggccatttagggtcgtccaaagaggccttttaagggactattttcttcatatattagacttaaaatagagcataataaccagacataagctctgcaaagaatcctcccaaaaatttcccacaaaccctaattgattttctctccctttcaagttccaattggaggtaaaacctagagtttgaagaaccaagataagagctgagttatccaacaaataaggtgagtttaattctctctttcatccaatttttcttctgtaaattcatggtaagtcgttctatacttgtaagaactcacgggacggcgatcggaagccgtgagttcgagttattcacttgtagcggactgttttgtggactgtttagtgttgctgttgggctgcgtgttttactactattttgtggagttttggaggagtaagggggtttataaacaccatataaatgtagggtggttggctggtcgttcgtcataacattttcgggtcgtttgacactactacggtggtcgttttgtgtacgaaaagattggggtgtgttggactgttttgtagtatttgatggtgtatatagggctggaaaatgatgtatatatgttgttattgttctgttcttgtattgttggtgttatcttgaatttggaggaagtaaggattataggggagatgctgcccgttttaatacaaaataggtttgtcgttcgttgtgcgatagttgtacctttcgtaacttaacgatagtattattatcattcttgtagattaaggtgcgaagaggtgagttcaacttggtgattggaaagattgtgataaggtatgttaaggctaagccttccttcattttggcatgatctcgtagctacatgtgttagtaatgagacaaaaagagaagttcatattcatgaatttattcacactattctagtctcataagttacaatattattccttatcgagactctatattcaattttagtattgtcttcttccagtcaagagagcagcaagcctatatatacagtattacagtattttcattaccatcgagctataatcgatgggcaggcccctattgggcaacctctgatcagatggaaagttatatactgagcctactgtggccgagcgcctatgagcgagcccagcatggtcgagatacatagcctagtatggccgagtgcctatgagcgagcctactatggcagagaagttatatataccgagccttataaggccgtacaattattttacttactatattgaaggagttgagtcagtatcaacaagtaagtatatctccagatcatctttgactcccagttacttccagttattatattatcagttcagtttcgattttcagttatgttattgccttacatactcggtacattatttcgtactgacgtcccttttccggggacgctgcatttcatgcatgcaggttcagatagacagacgagtagatctcctcagtaggtgtttcccgagttcagcctgatcggtaagctccacgcctttcggagttgccaggtctagagtgttgtgtacatcttatgtatatctgtatatatgttatgggtaggtcggggccctgttccgatcatagtacatctatcagtagaggcttgtagacatatcctgttggttagtgcagtatgttgggtttgtaggcctggtatgtataatttggtggtttgtcagctgtagtagctatgacggccttttcagcctagctttatattgatgtttagttagcgctagtttccattcagttttatattttgcttcgcaaattgtcttgcaaggtggccccatggccaaagtatgacattatgtgttcagagtcccttagtcgcaatttggtacgccaggttaggtgaagcaccgggtgcttgtctcgctcctaggttcggggcatgacaaacttggtatcagagcagttctgtcctagggagtctacaagccgtgtctagtagggtcttgtttatagatgtgttgtgcaccacattatataagcagggcactacagggcatttaggagttggttacccttctttgaaatctaaatcgtgctatagaactgagttataggaaatttgaattaaacttatgtgttggtgtttgcatgcacagatgacggtgactaggaagactacggctagctagaggagagatacagcagtaggtgaggggaccagcagggtacccccagtagatggggcccagtctgaggctcaaggtgagacccctactcagccattaccggctcctccaccaactacggagattcctagggaaaccgcacatccagttccccctccacttccatcagatcaggacttgaggagtgcggtgcatttgttgacacagttggtagctacccagcaacaggctagggcatcagctagtgcaggaacttctgaggggtctgggagttcaagggtctgagagtttattgctttgagtcccccagagttcacggggacaaatctgagggaggacccgcaggatttcatagatcagcttcacaggaactttcgtgttatgcatgccacggagaaagaggcagttgagctagcagcttttcgactccgagatatagccatcctttggtatgagggatgggagaggttcaggggacgtgatgcacctccagctatttgggagaatttttcagatgccttccttgaccagtacttaccacgggagatccgacaggctcgagtcgatcagtttctagccctcaagcagggtaatatgagtgttcgagagtatagtctccgttttgactcattggccagatatgcaccatccatagttgctactatgcgggacaggattcacaggtttatagcagggttagccccagagttaaccgaggcatgtgccaccgctgcattgcaggatagtatggatatctcccggattcaggcattcgcccagaatatagaaaggggtaggcgtcgacaGCAGGGtgcagagagggctgagcaagggcaacgtaagaggatgagatttcccaggtatcaggagcaatatcagggtagttataggacccagtacttcggacggccacctaggcctccgccacctcagttacagggttacaggtatgaccgctatactcagtcaggaccaggtgagagctcatgggcatcgggtttgcagcgacagtgaggatctgcgcagacatggtcatttcctccacggtgtgacatctgtggtagaggacacttgggccaatgccgagcaggttctgatgcttgttatacatgtgggcgtccagggcatatgatgcgggattgcccaaatagagattcggggggaatggcacaaccagcgagttcagcaacaggatcatctatgtccgtgcatccttcagggcgcgagtctcagtcttcggctggtagaggtcggggcagaggtagaggttccagttcaagtggtaatcagaaccgtatctatgctttagcaggtcgacaggaccaagagtcttcaccagacgttgtgacaggtatattaaccatttgctctcacgatgcttatgctttgatagacccaggatctactttatcgtatattaccccatttgtcgcgaggaagtttggtatagtgcctgaaatactaagtgatccttttgcggtatctacaccggtcggagaatcaattattgctagacgggtttaccgaggttgtacggtgacaatttgtagtcgtcagacctcagctgacctagttgagctagagatgatggattttgatgctatcatgggcatggactggttggcagcttgctatgccacagttgattgccgagcaaaggtagccaaatttcattttccgggtgagccagtccttgaatgggtaggtaatacaccaacacctagaggtaggtttatttcctatctgaaggcgaggaaaatgatcgcaaaagggtgcatttatcatattgtgcgagttagagatgcagatgctgagatacctacacttcagtctattcccgtagtcaaagcgtatgcagatgtgtttccagatgagcttccaggtattcctccagagcgagagattgattttagcatcgatttgcttccaggaactcaaccaatatccgtccctccgtatagaatggcacctggcgaattgaaggagttgaaggagcagttaaaagatttgttggagaaaggttacatcaggcccagtacctcaccttggggtgcaccagtactatttgtgcggaagaaagacggctcgctgaggatgtgtatcgattataggcagctgaacaaggtaactattaagaataagtatccacttccaaggatcgatgacttgtttgatcagttgcagggggctagatgcttttcaaagatagatttgaggtcggggtaccaccaagtcagagttcgggaaaaagatattccgaagacagccttcaggacccgatatggccacttcgagttccttgtcatgtccttcgggttgactaatgcacccgctgtatttatggacttgatgaatagcctattctgaccatttttagatctgttcgtgatagtatttattgatgatattctggtttattcccgttcagaggatgagcatgcggaccacctgcgagcggtactccaaacccttcgtgatcgtaagttgtatgctaagttttctaaatgtgagttctggttgaagtctgtagcattcttggggcatattgtatcagatgaagggatataggtggacactcagaagattgaggccgtgaaatcttggcctagacctaccactccgacagaggttcgtagctttctaggcttagcaggatactatcggaggttcgtagagggtttttcttccctttcagcaccattgacgaagttgacacagaaagaaactaagtttcaatggacagaggcttgtgagcggagtttccaagagcttaagaacaggttgacctcagctccagttctaatacttccagagggtctagagggttatgtcgtgtattgtgatgcatcaggtgtcgggttaggatgtgtcctgatggggttctcagatacaggggtcgtttgtgtgttccagatgtagcagggctacgagacaggattatgtcagaggcacattattcatggtattccatccatcctggatcgacgaagatgtatcatgacattaaggatgtgtactagtggaatgatatgaagaagaacattgctgagttcgtcgcccaatgtactagttgccagcaagtgaagatagagcaccagaagcctggagggataatgcagactatagagatcccgacatggaaatgggaggcgataaacatggactttatcacgggtttacctcgttctaatcgtaagtttgattccatatgggtgatagtcgataggctcacgaaattagctcacttcctaccggtcagatctacatatacagcagaagattatgcaaagttatatattaaggagatagtgcggctacacggagtaccagtttctattatatctgaccgtggggctcagtttacagcacatttttggaggtcatttcagagaggtctagggactcaggtgaatctcagcacagcttttcatccacagactgatggacaagccgagcgcacaattcagacgctcgaggatatgctacgagtatgtgtgttggattttaaaagaagttgggatgaacatctacctcttgtcgagtttgcatataataacagttaccactccagtattcagatggctccgtatgaggctttgtatgggcgtaagtgcagatctcctatagggtggtttgatgttggggaatatgggttatatgggccagacctggttcaacaggccatagagaaagtaaagcttatccgggagcgactgttgacagctcagagtcatcagaagtcatattctgacgtgcggcgacgagacttagagtttacgattaatgactgggtattcttaaaggtatcacctatgaagggcgtgatgaggtttggcaagaaaggcaagcttagcccacggtatattgggccttataggatcattcagagagtgggccaagtagcttatgagttagagttgccctcagaattggagtctgtccatccggattttcacgtatctatgctacggaagtgcattggcgatcctacccgagtggtacccacggatgatgtacagattacagaggacttgtcatacgaggaaattccagttgccatcctagaccgacaaatccgcaatctacaaaataaggaggtagcttccgtaaaggttttatggaggagcaagaatgtagaagagatgacgtgggaatcggaggaagagatgaagtctaaatacccccacctatttcaaactgaagatatggctcgagatgggatgctacaacacagctctattcaggctagcaggtcagcaggtaagcttttatttttcacttttagtatttatgatttacggttggtgaggcaaagtgttgctatttataaacattggccatgtgtggcatgcatagtatattttctggctacgtacaggttggttttaacctagtgtacgaaggatactctggcaaaagtttccaaagtctctaagagtaaacattcgaggatgaatgtttccaaggggggaatgatgttacaccctatattttcgtacataaaaatgcatcgtaagcaaactaatgtaggaccaaaaatgagataatatttaaaagtatataaattaatttaatcatgttacctctgaggttacaaatattgaagatcatgaacaacaagtacaaagagggttggacggttcagaagataaagcaattgaagaaaataatgtttcgtcgaaagtcgacaagttgggaatgttataacatatacctttggggtgagactagggtgcttaacatgataaggagattatgttatgatttatattagtcgtatgacatccgtgtgttatgttttgaagtcaagagagttgtggaacaaaagtcgatgaaa is drawn from Nicotiana tomentosiformis chromosome 12, ASM39032v3, whole genome shotgun sequence and contains these coding sequences:
- the LOC138902879 gene encoding uncharacterized protein, producing the protein MGSSPVATTPTQPAKDEGQAGRGRPRGGGQARCYIFLGSDEAVAPDNVATGIVAGIYNGGVWAYPRGGRVVGRREEGDRLMDGAQGGKGTKEAYRLRIRRWNIGTLTGKYIELAKILKKRKVSIACVQETRWVGSRASNADGYKLWFSGSNKGKNGVGILVDRELRESVVEVKWVNDILMEIKLVVGGITLNVIITYAPQASLDEEVKRCFWEGLDGLVHGVPLAEKLFIGGNFNGHIGFSTSGYGELHGGFGFGDRNGGGTSLLDFARALELVIANSSFTKREEHLVSFRRMVAKIYIDYLLLKRCDRWLCEDCKVIPSESLATQYWLLVMDVGVLFLLGRRGLFGVNRGLGGEP